CGTGCAGTGAGCCGCGACGGAGACCGCCGCACCGAAAGACCTGACCGACGGTGAAGCAGCATGACTGACCCATCGCACGGCCCGTGGCCCGCTGCGCCGCCCGTGGGCGAGGGCACGTCCGAGCGGACGCTTACCTTCAGCGACCTGATCCGGGTACCGCTGCACCGGATCGGGCTGGTGGCGGCGACCGCGGCGGTGGGCCTCGTCGCCATGTTCGGATACCTCGTCCTGGTGCCCGGCCGGTACACCGCGAGCGCGGTGGTGGCGGTCCGCCCGGTCGTCACCGACGCGTTCAGTCCCAGCGGGGCCGCCGCCGACCGGGCGGTGAACATGAACGTGGAGAGCGGCATCGCCACCGGGACCGAGGTGGTGCGGCGGCTGGCCGAGCGCAACGGGCAGGACCAGGGCGACGTACGCGACGCTCTCGCGGTCGAGGTGCCGACCGGCGGGCAGATCCTGCGCTTCTCCTACGGCGCGCGTTCGGTCGACGAGGCGGTCCGCAACGTCAACCTCGCCGCCGAGTCCTACCTGGACGTCCGGCGCTCGATGTACGAGCGCCAGCGCAACGAGATGCTCCGCTCCTACGACGAGAGCATCGCCAAGGTGGCCGCCCAGCAGGCGGCGGTACGCAAGCGGATGGCCAGGGCCGGTCCGGACAGCGGCGACGCGGCCGCAGCCGAACTCACCGGCCTCAACAGTCAGCTGACCCAGTTGAACTCGGCGCGCAGTGAGATCGCGGCGGTGGACGTCAACCCCGGGTGGGTCACCCGGGCCGCCGAGCCGGCGATGGTCTCGCCCGGCGGCGGGCGAAAGGCCCTGGTTCTGCTGGCGGGTCTGCTCGGTGGCGCGCTCGTCGGCGTGGTGCTCGCGTACGCCTGGGAATCGGTGGACCGGCGGGTCCGCTCGGCCGACGACGCGCGGCGCGCCAGCGGGCTGAACCTGCTCGGCACGGTCCGGGGCCGGGGCGGCATCGTCGGCCGTCGCAGCCCGGTGGACGCCGACATCAGATACGTCGCCATGGCCATCGCGGAGCGGATCCACCAACCGGCCCGGGTCACCCTGCTCAGCGCCCGGGAGGACCCGACCCCGATCACCGCCCGGCTGGCCGTCGCGCTCGCGGTCGCCGGGCGGGAGGTCTTCGTCGCCGACGACAGCGGCCGGCTGGACCGGCTGCGCGCCGCCGTGCTCGCCGACCGGGAGCGGCTGCCGGCGTACGTGGACCCGACGCGGCAGCCCCTGCCGAAACCGCGCCCACCGGCCGACCTCGACGGGGTCACCGAGCGGATCGGGCCCGCCCGCCGGCGCCCTCGCCCTACCCGGCCGGCACGCGGGTCCCGGCCGATCCGGACGCCACCCTCACCCTGCCCCGGCCGGTGACCGCCGCGGGCGGGCCGAACGGCCGGGACGCGGCCGACGGTGCGCTCCGGGTGGGTGCCGGCCAGATCCTGATCGGCACGTTCCGGCAGGGTGCCCACCAACCCCTGCTGCTGTTCAACGCGCCGCCGGCCGAGTCCGACGAGCGCGGGGTCGCGGTGGCCCGCCAGGGCAGCGCGGTGGTGGTGGTCGAACGGGACCGGACCCGTCAGAGCGAGCTGCGCCGGCTGGTGGAGCGGCTGCGGGCCGCCGGGGTGCACACGCTGGGCTTCGTACTGACCCGCGACGGGCGGGGCTGATCGGTGCCGGGCACCCGCGCGCCGGCGGCGACCGATCCGCTCGGCGACGGGCGGCCGGAGCCCGGGTGGCCGCCGCCGGCCCGTCCTGCGCCCCGACTACCGGGCTGGCCGCTGATGCTGATGTTCGGCCTGGTGCCGCTCTGGTGGGCGCTCGGCGTCTTCTACCTCGGCTGGTCGCTGCTCGGTGTGGTGCTGTTCGCGATGCTGGTGTTGCGGGGACGGGTACCGCTGCCACCGGCCACCGGGCTCTGGCTGCTCTTCCTGGCGCTCGTCGGGCTCAGCGCCACCCGGTTACCGGACCCGGTCGCGCTGGCCCCGTTCGGGCTGCGGCTGGGCTTCTACGTCACCGCCCTGGTGGTCGGCGTCTACGCGTACACGCTGGTGCGGGAAGGTGCCGACCCCGCGCGGGTGCTCCTGCCGCTCTGCGCGTTCTGGCTCGGTCTGGTCGCGCTGGGCTGGCTGGCCGTGCTGGCGCCGAGGTTGGCCCTGACCACCCCGGTCGAGCTGCTGCTGCCCGAATCGCTGGCTGGGCACGGGTACCTGCGGGACCTGGTGCACGTCGCGGTCACCGAGTACAGCCTGCGGTCACCGGACCCGATCTACCGGCCGGCGGCGCCGTTCCCGTACACAAACAACTACGGCAGCGCGTACGCGATGGCGCTGCCCTGCGCGGTGGCGTTCACCATGCTGCGCCGACGGGGTGCCCTGCGCTGGGTGGTGCTGGCGTCGCTGCCCCTGTCGCTGGTGCCCGCCTTCCTCACCCTGAACCGGGTGATGTTCGTCAGCCTCGGGGTGGGACTGGCGGTGCTCGGTGCCCGGGCCGCGCTGCGCGGCAACGTCCGGGTGGGGCTCTCCGTCCTCGGGGTGCTCCTCGCCGCGCTGCTCACCACCCTCTTCATCCCGGTCGCCAGGTTGATCGGTGACCGCGTCGCGGCAAGCGACACCAACGCCGACCGGTTCGCGCTCTACGCCGAGGTGGTACGCCGCATCGGCGCCTCACCGTGGCTCGGCTACGGCGCACCGGCCAACTCGGACACCGTCTCCGCGCAGGTGCCGATCGGCACCCAGGGCCAGCTCTGGATGGTGCTGTTCAGCCATGGCGTACCGGCGTTGGTCTGCTTCCTCGCCTGGTTCGTGCTGGCCACCGTGACCTGCGCCCGGGTCACCGGCGCCGCCGGGCAGTGGCTCGCGGTGGTGCCGGTGATCTGCCTGGCGCAGATCCCGTTCTACGGCATGGCGAGCCCGGCCCTCTCGGTCGCCTGCTTCGCCGTCGCCCTGGCGATGGCGCTCGTCGAACGGGAGGCGACGGCGCGCCGTGGCCGGCCCGCACCAGCGGCGGCGGTGCCCGCGTGAGCACCTCGTCGTCGCCAGCCGTCGGTGTGCCGCCGAACCGCCCCGACCTCGCCGCGCCGGCAGCCGATCCCGCCGTGCCGGTAGCCGACTCCGCCGTGCCGGTAGCCGACTCCGCCGTGCCGGTAGCCGATCCCGCCGTGCCGGTAGCCGACTCCGCCGTGCCGGTAGCCGACTCCGCCGTGCCGGTAGCCGATCCCGCCGTGCCGGTAGCCGACTCCGCCGTGCCGGTAGCCGGCTGCCTCGCCGGCCATGGGTCGGCACCCGATCGGTGCGCCGACGAGGCTGCGGGGGAGACCCGGCGCAGTGCCCGTGCGGCCTCGGCCAGCCTGCTCGGCGCGGCGGTGAACGGGCTGCTCGGCTTCCTGCTGGTGGTGGTCATCACCAGGGGCTACGGCGCCAGCGGGTCGGGTGCCTTCTTCGCGGCGATCGGGGTGGTGACGGTGGCCGCCGCGATCTGCACCCTGGGCGCGGAGACCGGGCTGATCTGGCTGCTGCCGCGCCGCCGCACCGGCGTCTCGGGCGACGCGGCCCGGCTACTGCCGGTGGCGCTGATCCCGCCCCTGACGGTGGCCGGCCTGGTCGGCGGCATCGGGCTGCTGGCGGCCGAACCGCTCGCCGACCGACTGCTGGGCACCGCCACCGTCGACGGTGCCGTGCTCATCGCGCTGAGCTGTGCCGCGATTCCCGTGGTGGTGGCCATGACGCTGCTGCTGGCCGCCCTGCGTTGCGTCCGGCCGCTGCGCGCCTACCTGACCGTGCAGTCGGTGCTGTTCCCGCTGGCCCGGCCCGTCCTGGTCGGCCTGGCGGTGCTCGCCGGCTGGGGGCTGGTGGCCGGGTTCGCCGGCTGGCTGGTGCCGGCCGGGCTCACCCTGCTGCTCTGCCTGACCCTGGTCACCGGTCCGCTCGGTGTCGGCCGGGGCGCCCTGCTGCGGCCGGCACCGGCCGACTGGCGTACCTTCTGGCGCTTCGCCCTGCCCCGGTCCGCCTCGGCGGCGATGGACGCCGGTGCGGTCTGGGTGGGGGTGCTGCTCACCTCGGTGCTCGCCGGACCGGCCGAGGCCGGTGTCTTCGGCGCGGTCGGGCGCTACATTCTCGCCGGTCAACTCGCCATGCAGGGCCTGCGGGTGGCGGTGTCGCCCCAGCTGTCCCGGCTGCTCGGTCAGGGGCGGCGGGCCACGGCGGCGACCGTGCACCGGCAGTTGACCGCCTGGGCCGTGCTGCTCTGCTGGCCGGTCTACCTGCTGCTGGCGCTGCACGGTGCGGCCTTCCTGGCGGTCTTCGGGGCGGATTTCGCCGCCGACGGCACCGTCGCGATGGCCGTGCTCGCGGTAGCGATGCTCGTGAACACCGGGGTCGGCAACGTGCAGAGCCTGCTGCTGATGAGCGGGCACAGCGGGCTGCACCTCGCGGCGACCTCCGCCGGCCTGCTGGTCACCGTCTCACTCGGGCTGCTGATGATCCCCGGTCACGGTGCGACCGGGGCGGCGCTGGCCTGGGCGGCGGGCATCGTGGTGGAGAACCTGATCGCGTACCGCACCGCCCGGGTGGTGGTCGGCCAGCCACTTGTCGACGCGCCGGTGCTGCGCGCCGCCGGGCTTGTCGTCCTCGGGGTGGGCGGGCCAGCCCTGCTGGGCCTGCTGGTGTCGGGCCGGGGTCCGCTCGGCCTGGCGGTGGCGGTGGGGCTGCCGGCCGCCGGTTGCCTCGGCCTGTTGACCCTGCCCCGGGTACGCGCCGGCATCGGTGCGGCCCTGGGACAACTACGCGGGCGCGAGCCGGCCGGGCCCGCCGTCGCGCCAGTGCCGTCGAAGAAGGGCAGGTGAGTGTCGTGTCGTCGCTGCGGGACCGGGTCAAGCAGGTGATACCGACCCAGGTGCGGTACCGCGTGCGGGAAGGTCTGGTCGACTACGGCGTACGCACCAGCGACCGCCGGCCGCTGCCGGACTTCCTCATCATCGGCACCAAGCGCGGCGGCACCACCTCGCTGTGGAATTACCTCATCCGGCATCCGCTGGTGCCCCGGCTCTTCCCGGCCTGGAACGCGAAGTCGTCGCACTACTTCGCGCAGAACTGGCGGCGCGGCGAGGCGTGGTACCGCTCGCACTTCCCGACCGAGCGCCAGCGGGAGGCGCTGGAACGCCGGTACGGCGGCCCGGTCCGGGTCGGCGAGGCGGCACCGCTGTACATGTTCCATCCGCTCGTGGCGGAACGGGTCGCCGCGCTGATGCCGGCGGTACGGCTCATCGTGCTGCTGCGTGATCCGGTGCAGCGGGCGTACTCGCACTGGAAGGAACGGCGCGCCAACGGCGTCGAGCCGCTGGACTTCGCCGCCGCGCTGGCCGCCGAGCCGGCGCGAACAGCGGGGGAACGGGACCGGCTGATCGCCGAGCCGGAGCAGGTGAGCCTCTGCTACGACTGGTACAGCTACCGGGCCCGGGGCCGCTATCTGGAGCACCTGGAGCCGTGGCTGGAGCGCTTCGACAGGTCCCAGTTCCTCTTCCTGCCCAGCGAGGACCTCTACCGCGACACCCGGGCGACCTTCCGACGGACCCTGGAGTTCCTCGGCCTGCCCCGGGTCGAGCCGGCCGGCTTCACGGTCTACAACGGCACCCACCCCGCTGCGCTTGAGCCGGCGACGCGGGCCGAGTTGACCGGGTACTACCGGCCGCACAACGAGGCGTTGCGGCAGCGGCTGGGACTGGCCCTCGACTGGCCGGACCGGGTGCCGTGACGGCGGCGGGCAGCGTCTCGACCGACCCCCGGTGCCGCGCCGACGGGTTGGGCTGGGTGAGCCGGGCCCTCTTCGACGACGACCGGATCGCGCTCCGCGTGGGCGGCGGGCCGCCGGCCGGATACGCCGTCGCGGCCCGGTACGCCGTTGTGCCGTCGGTCGACCGGGCCCGCTTCCTGCTGCCGCTCGGTGCGCCCCGGGTCACGGCGGCGGCGTTGCTGGCATACAACGCGCTGCGGCCGGTGACGGTCCGCCCGATCCGCGCCGCACTCGGCGTCGCGGCCCGGGCCGGGGTGGTGGAGTTGGCACCGTTTCCCGTCCTGACCGTCGCCGTCGCGGTCGGGCTCGACCCGGCCGAGGTGCTCCTCGCCGACCGGCTCGCCGTCCTGCTCGGCGGCGGCGTGCGGTACGCGGCGTGCGGCGTCCGCCCGCCGGACCCGAACCACAAACCCACCCTGCAACTCTTCGACGCCGCCGGGCGGCCACGCGGGTACGCCAAGATCGGTTGGAACCCGGCCACCCGGATCCTCGTCGCTCAGGAGGCGGCGGCACTGCGGGCGCTCACCGCAGTGGCCGGCGTCGCCGGTCACCCGCGCGTTCCCCGGCTGCTCGCCGAGACCACCCTGGGCCGGCGGGCGGTGACGGTGGTCGAACCGCTGCCGGCGACGGTGCGGCGGGTGCCGGCGGGCGCGGCGGCGGACCCGACCGCGGTGCTCGCGGTGGCCCGGCGACACCGGCCACCGGGCGAACCCCGACCGCTTGCCGGCTCCTCCTTCCTGGCCCGGCTGACCGCCGAGGCGCGCCGCGCCGCCGCCACGGTCGCGGGCGGGGCCCGGGCGGTGCGGGCCGTCGCCGCGCTGGCCCGTCGGCACGGCGACGGCACGGTCGAGTTCGGCCACTGGCACGGTGACTGGGTGCCGTGGAACCTCGGCCGGCACGGTGGGAACCTGATCGCCTGGGACTGGGAACACAGCGGGCCGGACGTACCCGTCGGGTTCGACCTGGTCCACGACGCCTTCCACCGCGCACTTGTGGGCCGGGGTGAACCGGTCGCCTCGGCGGTCGACCGGATGACGGCGGGGCTGGCCCGGCACGGTACGCGGCTGGGCCTGGACCGGCGGCGGCAGCGGCTGGTGGTCGACGCGTACCTGATGGAACTCTGGCTGCGTACGTGGCGGCTGGCCGAGGCCGGTGCCGGCTGGAACCGCCGGCTGCATCCCGCGTTGCTGGACGTCGTCGAACATCGACTCGGCGACTGATCGGCGACAGCGGAGGGTGGAAAGGAGGCCCCAAATACGATAAGTGTCGATGGCTTGCGGATTTCCAAGCGGACTTTGTGGGGAGTCGCGTGGACGCGAAAAAGAGGGAGCCCGGCGAACCACCGCTGTTGCTGCTGGTCGGCTCCAGCGGTGGCCATCTCGCCCAACTGCTGGCCCTGCGGCCCTGGTACGAGCAGCGGCGCAGGTGTTTCGTCACGTTCGACACCCCGGACGCGGTGTCGCTGCTCGCCGGCGAGGAACTGGTCCCGGCATACCACCCGACCACCCGGAGCCTGCGCAACCTGCTGCGCAACGGGGTGCTGGCGACCCGGGTGCTGCGCCGACGGCGGATCGCCGCGGTGGTCACCACCGGGGCGGGGCTGGCCGTCCCGTTCGTCGTCCTCGCCCGGCTGCGCGGCATCCCGACCGTCTACATCGAGGTCTACGACCGGATCGACACGCCGACGCTTACCGCCCGGCTGTGCCGGCCGTTCCTGTCCGTGATGCTCGTGCAGTGGGAGGAACAGCGCCGGCAGTACCCGGAGGCGACAGTCGTCGGGCCGCTGCTGTGAGCGCTTCCCACGAGCCCGTCGACCGGCGACCCCAACTGCTGGTGGCCGTGGGCGCCGACCGGCACCCCTTCGACCGGCTCGTCGACTGGCTGCGGCAGTGGTACGGCGAGGTGGCCGGTGCGGTCGTGCTCACCGTCCAGCACGGCTACACCCGGGTCACCGACCTGCCCGACGCGGTGCCGTTCCTCGGGCACGCCGAGTTGCAGAAGGCGATGGACCAGGCCGACCTGGTGGTGTGCCACGGCGGCCCGGCCACCATCCTGGAGGCCCGACGGCACGGGCACCTGCCGATCGTGGTGCCCCGCGATCCGGCGTACGGCGAGCACGTCGACGATCACCAGCAACTCTTCGCCCGCCGGCTCGGTGCGGCCGGGCTGATCGCGCTCTGCGAATCCCGGCAGGACCTGCTGGACGCGCTCGCCGCCGGTCTGGCCGACCGGTCCCGGTTCACCGTGGCCCGCGACGTCGACTCGGTCGACCGGCAGCGGGCCACGGCGCGCCGGGTGGGCACCATCGTCGACGACCTGATCGCCACCGCGCAGCGCCGCCACCGACCCCGCTGGCTGCCCCGGCGCGCCCCCGCGCACGACGAGGGGCGGCGGCGGTGAGGCGGTATCCGAGCGTGAGCGTCGTGGTGCCCACCCGGAACCGTCCGGAGTTGCTGCCCGCCGCGCTGCGGGCGGCCGTGGCGCAGGACTACCCCGGACCGGTCGAGGTGGTCGTGGTCTACGACCAGTGCGAGCCGGACCGGACGCCTGTCGAGTTCGCCGGTCCGCACCGGCCGGTGCGGGTGGTGACGAACACCCGCACCCCGGGTCTGGCCGGTGCCCGCAACAGCGGCGCCCTGGCCGCCACCGGCGAGTTGATCGCCTTCTGCGACGACGACGACGAGTGGCTGCCCGGCAAGTTGCGTGCCCAGGCCGAGGCCCTGACCGCCACCGGTGCCGCCTTCGCCACCTGCGGCATCCGGGTCAGCTACGACGGGCGCACCGTCGAGCGGGTACTGGAGCGCGACTCGATCAGCCTGGCCGACCTGCTCCGGGACCGGATGACCGAACTGCACCCGTCGACCTTCCTGGTCCGGGCCAGCGCACTGCGCGACGGCATCGGGCTTGTCGACGAGGAGATTCCGGGTGGCTACGCCGAGGACTACGACCTCCTGCTCCGGGCCGCCCGCGCCGCCCCGCTGGTCAACCTGCGCACCGCGTACGTGCTGGTGCGCTGGCACCGGCGGTCGTACTTCGCCAAGCGCTGGGACACCATCGCCACCGCGTTGCAGTGGCTGCTGGAGCGTCATCCCGAATTCGCCACCCAGCCGGCCGGTCAGGCCCGGGTCGCCGGGCAGATCGCCTTCGCCCGCGCCGCCTGCGGCGATTCTCGGGCCGCGTTGCGCTGGGCCCGGCGCACCATCCGTGGCAACCCCTGCGAAGCCCGGGCCTACCTGGCCCTGGCGGTGGCCGGGCGGATGGTCCGCCCCGACACGGTGCTGCGCACCCTGCACAAGCGCGGTCGGGGCATCTGAGTTGACCGGCCCACCCGCCCACCCCGCCAGCCGGAGGATCGACAAATCGATGGCACTGCACTCGCTCAGGTTCCGGTTCGTCGACTCACCCACCTCGTACGGGGCCCGGCGACGGGCCCGGCGGGCCGCCTGGCTCGCCGAGACGTACCCCGAACTCGCGCAGATGCGGGTGCTCGACCT
This DNA window, taken from Micromonospora sp. FIMYZ51, encodes the following:
- a CDS encoding O-antigen ligase domain-containing protein, with protein sequence MMLMFGLVPLWWALGVFYLGWSLLGVVLFAMLVLRGRVPLPPATGLWLLFLALVGLSATRLPDPVALAPFGLRLGFYVTALVVGVYAYTLVREGADPARVLLPLCAFWLGLVALGWLAVLAPRLALTTPVELLLPESLAGHGYLRDLVHVAVTEYSLRSPDPIYRPAAPFPYTNNYGSAYAMALPCAVAFTMLRRRGALRWVVLASLPLSLVPAFLTLNRVMFVSLGVGLAVLGARAALRGNVRVGLSVLGVLLAALLTTLFIPVARLIGDRVAASDTNADRFALYAEVVRRIGASPWLGYGAPANSDTVSAQVPIGTQGQLWMVLFSHGVPALVCFLAWFVLATVTCARVTGAAGQWLAVVPVICLAQIPFYGMASPALSVACFAVALAMALVEREATARRGRPAPAAAVPA
- a CDS encoding lipopolysaccharide biosynthesis protein, which codes for MPVAGCLAGHGSAPDRCADEAAGETRRSARAASASLLGAAVNGLLGFLLVVVITRGYGASGSGAFFAAIGVVTVAAAICTLGAETGLIWLLPRRRTGVSGDAARLLPVALIPPLTVAGLVGGIGLLAAEPLADRLLGTATVDGAVLIALSCAAIPVVVAMTLLLAALRCVRPLRAYLTVQSVLFPLARPVLVGLAVLAGWGLVAGFAGWLVPAGLTLLLCLTLVTGPLGVGRGALLRPAPADWRTFWRFALPRSASAAMDAGAVWVGVLLTSVLAGPAEAGVFGAVGRYILAGQLAMQGLRVAVSPQLSRLLGQGRRATAATVHRQLTAWAVLLCWPVYLLLALHGAAFLAVFGADFAADGTVAMAVLAVAMLVNTGVGNVQSLLLMSGHSGLHLAATSAGLLVTVSLGLLMIPGHGATGAALAWAAGIVVENLIAYRTARVVVGQPLVDAPVLRAAGLVVLGVGGPALLGLLVSGRGPLGLAVAVGLPAAGCLGLLTLPRVRAGIGAALGQLRGREPAGPAVAPVPSKKGR
- a CDS encoding sulfotransferase domain-containing protein, which codes for MSSLRDRVKQVIPTQVRYRVREGLVDYGVRTSDRRPLPDFLIIGTKRGGTTSLWNYLIRHPLVPRLFPAWNAKSSHYFAQNWRRGEAWYRSHFPTERQREALERRYGGPVRVGEAAPLYMFHPLVAERVAALMPAVRLIVLLRDPVQRAYSHWKERRANGVEPLDFAAALAAEPARTAGERDRLIAEPEQVSLCYDWYSYRARGRYLEHLEPWLERFDRSQFLFLPSEDLYRDTRATFRRTLEFLGLPRVEPAGFTVYNGTHPAALEPATRAELTGYYRPHNEALRQRLGLALDWPDRVP
- a CDS encoding UDP-N-acetylglucosamine--LPS N-acetylglucosamine transferase, with amino-acid sequence MDAKKREPGEPPLLLLVGSSGGHLAQLLALRPWYEQRRRCFVTFDTPDAVSLLAGEELVPAYHPTTRSLRNLLRNGVLATRVLRRRRIAAVVTTGAGLAVPFVVLARLRGIPTVYIEVYDRIDTPTLTARLCRPFLSVMLVQWEEQRRQYPEATVVGPLL
- a CDS encoding glycosyltransferase, which translates into the protein MSASHEPVDRRPQLLVAVGADRHPFDRLVDWLRQWYGEVAGAVVLTVQHGYTRVTDLPDAVPFLGHAELQKAMDQADLVVCHGGPATILEARRHGHLPIVVPRDPAYGEHVDDHQQLFARRLGAAGLIALCESRQDLLDALAAGLADRSRFTVARDVDSVDRQRATARRVGTIVDDLIATAQRRHRPRWLPRRAPAHDEGRRR
- a CDS encoding glycosyltransferase family 2 protein, with product MRRYPSVSVVVPTRNRPELLPAALRAAVAQDYPGPVEVVVVYDQCEPDRTPVEFAGPHRPVRVVTNTRTPGLAGARNSGALAATGELIAFCDDDDEWLPGKLRAQAEALTATGAAFATCGIRVSYDGRTVERVLERDSISLADLLRDRMTELHPSTFLVRASALRDGIGLVDEEIPGGYAEDYDLLLRAARAAPLVNLRTAYVLVRWHRRSYFAKRWDTIATALQWLLERHPEFATQPAGQARVAGQIAFARAACGDSRAALRWARRTIRGNPCEARAYLALAVAGRMVRPDTVLRTLHKRGRGI